The DNA sequence GCCTCGGCGCGGCACTGGTGTTCTTCCTTGCCAAACGGCATTACCAACCTGACATGGAGCGTCTGCATGCGCCGGCCCATCACATGGCTGACGCACCCCGGGAGTTGAAACCGTGAAGCTATTGTTATCCGTCGAAGTGTTCTTCGATTTTGTGTGTCCGTGGTGTCTGATTGGCCAGCGGCACCTGCAGGCTGCGCTGTTGCTGTTGCAGCGCGAACGGCCACAGGTGCGCGTGCACTTGCAATGGCGCGGGGTGCAGTTGTTGCCTGGCTTGCCAGCCAGTGGCCTGCCGTTCCATGCGTTCTACCTGCAGCGCCTGGGCAGCGAGGAGGCGGTACGCGAGCGCCAGGCCCAGGTGCGTGCTGCCGCCTGCGTGGTCGGCGAGGACATCGACTTCTCGCGTATTCGTCGCATGCCCAATACCGGCAATGCCCACCGGCTACTGCAACGGGCCGCCGGGTTGCTGGACGCAGCGCGACAGGAAGCGTTGCTGGCGCAATTGTTCATTGCCTATTTCCACCAGGGCCGCGACCTGGGGGATAGCCGCGTCCTGCTCGACATCGCCCAGCGTTGCGGGCTGGAAGCGGCGCAGGTAGCCGGTTGCCTGCGTGACGATGGCAGTCCGTTCCTTGATGGGGCAGGGCGCGCAGGCAGCAGCGTGCCGCGTTTTCGCGTCAACCAGGAGCCGCTGATTGCTGGCGCCCAGCCTGCCGAGGTGCTGTTCGCCGCCATGACAGACGCGTTGCAACAGGTCGAACGGGCATGAGCCGGCGTATTGCAGTAGGTCCCGGCCAGGTACCGCAACGTAACGGTCGTGTACTGCTGACCTGTGAAGGCCGCAGCGTGGCGCTGTTCAACGTTGCCGACGCGCTCTATGCCATCGATGACAGTTGCCCGCACCAGGGCGCGTCGTTGTGCGGTGGGCGGCTCGAAGGCCGGGTCATCCAGTGCTGCGCGCATGGCTTGCGGTTTGACCTGGCCAGCGGCTACCTGGTCAATTCCAGGGCGCTGAAGGTCACCAGCTACCCGGTCGAGCAGCAGGGCGGGCAAGTCTACATCGTGTTCGACAACGAGGAGGCTGGGCGATGATTACTCTGGCACTGAGTGCTACCCAGCAACGTATCCGCACGCTTGCCCCCGGGGTGGTGGTCAGCCTGATCGTCGGTGCCGCGGCCAGTTTTCTCAGCGAACACTATGCAGCGCCGGTCATGCTGTTTGCCCTGTTACTGGGGATGGCACTGAACTTTCTGGCGGTCGATGGTCCCTGCAAGGCCGGCATCGAATTTACCGCCCGCACGGTACTGCGCCTGGGTGTGGCCTTGCTCGGCATGCGCATCACCCTGGACCAGATCGCCAGCCTGGGCTGGAAACCGGTGGCCCTGGTGGTTAGTTTGGTGGTGGTAACGATCCTGGCCGCGGTAGTGGTGGCCAAGGCGCTGGGCTTTTCACGGCTGTTCGGCCTGCTTACCGGCGGTGCGACGGCCATTTGTGGCGCCTCGGCGGCGCTGGCGCTGGCCGCCGCCTTGCCCCAGCACCCGCGCAAGGAGCATGCGACGCTGTTCACCGTGATCGGCGTTTCAGCGCTGTCGACCCTGGCGATGATCCTGTACCCGATGATTGCCCAGTGGCTGCACTTGTCCCCCGGGCAGGCCGGGGTCTTCCTTGGCGCGACGATCCACGATGTGGCGCAGGTGGTGGGGGCGGGCTACAGCCTGTCTACCGAGACCGGCGACATTGCCACAGTGGTCAAGCTGATGCGGGTGGCGATGCTGTTGCCGGTCATTGTCTGCGCGGCCATGATTACCCGCCACCAGGGCCTTGAAGCAGGTGGTCAGCGGCCACCCTTGCTGCCCTGGTTTGCGGTCGGCTTCCTGCTTCTGGCCTGCGTCAACAGCACAGGGTGGGTGCCAGCGGCGGTGCAGGGCGGCATCAATGAGCTATCGCGTGGCTGCCTGGTGGTGGCGATCAGTGCCCTGGGTATGAAGACCCAGCTCAAGGCGCTGGCCTCGGTCGGCTTCAAACCCATTGCACTGATGGTCGGGGAGAGCGTGTTTCTGGTGCTGTTGGTGCTGGCGCTGATGCACGTGGGGCTGCAACCTTCCGCCTGACGCATTCACTGGTAGGAGCGGCTGCAGCAGCGATCACCGGCAAAGCCGGTGCCATCCACCGCGTCGCCTGCTGCGCGGATGAATCCGCTCCTACACTTCATCGTGCCGGGCCCGCCAGCTGGCCGGTGGCATGCCGAACTGGGCGATGAACCAGCGAGTGAATGAGCTGGGCATGGAATAACCGAGCATGTCGGCAATGCGCCCCAGCGAATAGCCGGGGTTTTCCAGGTAACGCATCACCAGGTCGCGGCGCACGCTGTTGATCAGGTCCTTGAAGGTCAACCCGTTTTCCTCGAGACGCCGCTGCAGGGTACGCACGTTCATGCCCTGCGTCTGCGCCACCTGTTCAATGGTGGCGCGGCCCATGGGCAACAGCAGGTAGATGGTCTTGCGCAGCTCCAGCTCCAGCGACGGGGTGCCGCCCACCGGCAGGCTGTC is a window from the Pseudomonas anuradhapurensis genome containing:
- a CDS encoding YeiH family protein encodes the protein MITLALSATQQRIRTLAPGVVVSLIVGAAASFLSEHYAAPVMLFALLLGMALNFLAVDGPCKAGIEFTARTVLRLGVALLGMRITLDQIASLGWKPVALVVSLVVVTILAAVVVAKALGFSRLFGLLTGGATAICGASAALALAAALPQHPRKEHATLFTVIGVSALSTLAMILYPMIAQWLHLSPGQAGVFLGATIHDVAQVVGAGYSLSTETGDIATVVKLMRVAMLLPVIVCAAMITRHQGLEAGGQRPPLLPWFAVGFLLLACVNSTGWVPAAVQGGINELSRGCLVVAISALGMKTQLKALASVGFKPIALMVGESVFLVLLVLALMHVGLQPSA
- a CDS encoding DsbA family oxidoreductase; this encodes MKLLLSVEVFFDFVCPWCLIGQRHLQAALLLLQRERPQVRVHLQWRGVQLLPGLPASGLPFHAFYLQRLGSEEAVRERQAQVRAAACVVGEDIDFSRIRRMPNTGNAHRLLQRAAGLLDAARQEALLAQLFIAYFHQGRDLGDSRVLLDIAQRCGLEAAQVAGCLRDDGSPFLDGAGRAGSSVPRFRVNQEPLIAGAQPAEVLFAAMTDALQQVERA
- a CDS encoding Rieske (2Fe-2S) protein produces the protein MSRRIAVGPGQVPQRNGRVLLTCEGRSVALFNVADALYAIDDSCPHQGASLCGGRLEGRVIQCCAHGLRFDLASGYLVNSRALKVTSYPVEQQGGQVYIVFDNEEAGR